In one Nicotiana tomentosiformis chromosome 6, ASM39032v3, whole genome shotgun sequence genomic region, the following are encoded:
- the LOC138893723 gene encoding uncharacterized mitochondrial protein AtMg00860-like yields the protein MDEAKVRAIQEWEAPIKVTELRSFLVLVNYYRRFISGYSAKAAPLTELLKKNKPWVWTEHCQKTFKDLKAVVIEEPVLALPDFFKTFEMHTDASDFAIGES from the coding sequence ATGGACGAGGCTAAGGTACGTGCTATCCAGGAGTGGGAGGCACCTATAAAGGTAACTGAGTTGAGATCCTTCCTTGTCCTTGTTAACTACTATCGTCGGTTCATCAGTGGATACTCAGCAAAGGCCGCACCATTGACTGAGTTGCTAAAGAAGAACAAGCCATGGGTTTGGACGGAACATTGTCAAAAGACGTTTAAAGACCTCAAGGCAGTTGTAATAGAGGAGCCAGTCTTGGCATTACCTGACTTTTTCAAGACATTTGAGATGCATACAGATGCCTCAGATTTTGCCATTGGGGAGTCTTGA